The genomic stretch CCCTGCTGAAGGTCAACCCCGACTTCCGCGCCCAGATGAAGCCCAAGGGCCTCCTGACCCGCGACCCCCGCGAGGTCGAGCGCAAGAAGTACGGCCTGAAGAAGGCCCGCCGCGCACCGCAGTTCAGCAAGCGCTGATCTCCAGCACAACACGAGGCCCCCTCCATCCCGGAGGGGGCTTTTCATGTGCACCGGGCGGTCGGTCAGCCGCCGCTCCGGCTGGGAGGCTCGACCCACGACCCGCTGATCTCGCGCACGATCAGGGTGGGCCCGTCGGCGGCGACAATCAGCACGTCGGCGCCCACCGGCGTATCCGGGCCGGTCGCCCGCCAGTCGCTGTCCCCTACGCGGACACGGCCGGTGCCGTTCGTGATCGCCGTCGTGACCTTGACGGTGCGGCCCACCAGTCGGCTCGCACCGAGGTTCATCTCTTCGCCCTCCACACCGCCCAGGGCGAGGCGCCCCACGTACCGCCGGCCGATCAGGACGCTGGCGACGCTGAAGACCGCGAACAGCAGGAGCTGCACGGTCACCGGGATGGGCAGCACGAACACCACCAGGCCAAGAGCGAAGGAGGCCAGGGCCAGCCACACGAAGAACACGCCCGGAGCGACCACCTCCAGAATCAGCAGGGTGGCCCCCAGCACCCACCAGTGCCAGGGCTGCACGCGCTCCAGGGTGGGCAGCCAGTCCACGGCCTCAGTCCTTCCGCCCGCCGAAGGCCTCGTTCGCCACGGCAGCGATGCCCTGCAGACTGCCCAGGATGGCGGTCGCCTCCATGGGCAGGATCAGGGTCTTCTGGTTGGGCGACGTGGCGAACTGCCCCAGCGCGTCCACGTAGCGCTGCGCGATGAAGTAGTTGATGGCCTGGACGTTCCCGGCCGCGATGGCCTCGCTGACCATGCGGGTCGCGGCGGCCTCTGCCTGGGCCTGACGCTCGCGGGCCTCGGCCTCAAGAAAGGCAGCCTGGCGGCGGCCCTCGGCGTTCAGGATCTCGGCCTGCTTCTCGCCCTCGGCCTTCAGGATGGCGGCCTGACGGAAGCCCTCGGCGTCGAGGATGTTGGCGCGCTTCTCGCGCTCGGCCTTCATCTGGCGGGCCATGCTGGCGACCAGATCGGCCGGCGGCTTGATGTCCTTGACCTCGATGCGCGTGACCTTCACGCCCCACGGCTCGGTGGCCTCATCGACCACGGCGAGCAGGCGGGCGTTGATCTGGTCGCGGTTGCTGAGCAGTTCGTCCAGATCCATGCTGCCCATCACGGTGCGGATGTTGGTCATGGTGAGGTTCAGGGTGGCCTGCTGCAGGTTCCCGACCTCGTAGCTGGCCTTGGCGGCGTCGAGCACCTGATAGAACACCACGCCGTCCACAGTGACCAGCGCGTTGTCCTTGGTGATGATCTCCTGGCTGGGGACGTCCATGACCTGTTCCATCATGTTCACGCGGCGCCCGATGCGGTCGACGTACGGAATGATCAGGTTCAGGCCGGGTTTGAGGGTGCGCTGGAATTTTCCAAAGCGTTCCTGCGTCCACTGGAAGCCCTGTGGCACGCTCTTGACCCCGGCGAGCAGCGTGACGATCACGAGCAGCACCAGGACGGCGACGAGGATGGTAAAGCCCATGTTGTTGCCTCCTGACTCCAGTACGCGGCGTTCAGGCCGATGGTTCCCGCACCCTCAGGCCGGGAATGTCCACCGTGACGGCATCCAGCAGCTTCAGCGACTTCCACAGCGGCCAGGGGTCAAGTCCGCCCGCGTGCGCCACGAGCAGGCTGATGACCGTACCGTGCGCGACGACCGCGACAGTGTCCTGCGGATTGGCGCGCATGACGGCCTGCACGGCGTTCCCGAAGCGGGTGCGGGCATCGTCGGCACTCTCCTCGCCGGACACGATGGCCTGCGGGTGGTCGAAGAAGGAACGCATGTCCGCCTCGAACCCGGCCGGATCGGTATGGAAAGGCGCGGTGTAGCGGAGCTGCTCGTGCAGGCCGACCATGGGGCGGTGCGGGACACCCAGTGCCGCGGCCAGCGCGGCGGCGGTCGCCTTCGCCTTGGGTTCCTCGCTGGACACGACGATCTCGGGGCGGGGATCGAGGCGGGCGATCAGGGTGTCCAGGCCGTCCAGGGCATCGTCCGCGAGGTTCCACTCGTGGGCGGGGACGCCGGGAACGATCCTGGGGGCTCCGTGCTTGATCAGGTGCAGGGTGCGCGGCATGGCTCCAGGGAAGCGCATGGCTCCAGGGAAGTACAGTGGCGGCCCCGACCCCACCCCCTATACTCGGCCGGTGCTGCCGCTGGTGAGCCTGAAGGACGTGACTGTGATCGCCGGGGGCCGCACGCTGCTGGGCGGCGTGACGCTGGAGGTGCGGCCAGGCGAGGCCCTGCGCCTGTCCGGCCCGAACGGCGGCGGCAAGACCACGCTGCTGCGTCTCCTGGCCGGCGAAGTCGCGCCGGTGGCGGGCCGCCGCGTGTACGGCCTGGGTGGTCAGGAACGCCACAGTGCCGTGCAGGCCCGGCGCTCCCTGTCGGTGGTCGGCCCCGACGCCGAGGCCTTCTACCTGACCCGTGAGTGGGAACAGACGGTGCGCGACGTGCTGCTGGCCGGTTTCGTGGGCGAGACCCTGAACCTGTGGGGCGCCACTCCCGACGCCGAGGCCCGCGTGGACGAGGTCGCCGCCCTGACCGGACTGGAGCCCCTGCTGGAGCGGGATGTCCGTACCCTCAGTCACGGCCAGCGGCGGCGCGTGATGCTGGCGCGTGCCCTGATGCCCCGCCCGGAACTGCTGCTGCTGGACGAATTCACCGACGGCCTGAGCGTCCGCGCCCGCGCCGACCTGGGCACGGTGCTGCGGGGCATCCACGCCTCGGGCGTGGCCGTGGTGCTTGCCACCCACCGCCCCGACGAGGCCCCGGCGCTGCCCTGGCGCACGGTGCAGGTGGAGCACGGCACCCTGACCTCCCCTCCCTCGGCGCTCAGCCCTCAGCCCTCACCCCTCTCTCTTCCCCCACCGCCCGGGCACGGTGACCTGATCCGGGTGCGCGGCGTGTCCGTGTTCCGCAACGGGCACCTCGCCCTAGGGCCGCTGGACTGGACGTGGTCGGCCGGGGAGCACTGGCTGGTCACGGGCGACAACGGCAGCGGCAAGAGCACGCTGGCGCGGCTGGTCGCCGGGGAGCTGTGGCCGGCGCTGGGCGGCACGGTCGAGCGTCCCTTCCTGCGGCGTGACCTGCTGACCGAGCGGCGGCGGCACGTGGGCGTGGTCAGCGCCGAGCTGGGCATCCGGCAGCGGCGCGAGTGGACGGGACAGGACGTGATCGTCAGCGCGTGGGCCGGCACCGAGGGCTTCGCGGCCGACCTCTCC from Deinococcus sp. AB2017081 encodes the following:
- a CDS encoding NfeD family protein, translating into MDWLPTLERVQPWHWWVLGATLLILEVVAPGVFFVWLALASFALGLVVFVLPIPVTVQLLLFAVFSVASVLIGRRYVGRLALGGVEGEEMNLGASRLVGRTVKVTTAITNGTGRVRVGDSDWRATGPDTPVGADVLIVAADGPTLIVREISGSWVEPPSRSGG
- a CDS encoding histidine phosphatase family protein codes for the protein MRFPGAMPRTLHLIKHGAPRIVPGVPAHEWNLADDALDGLDTLIARLDPRPEIVVSSEEPKAKATAAALAAALGVPHRPMVGLHEQLRYTAPFHTDPAGFEADMRSFFDHPQAIVSGEESADDARTRFGNAVQAVMRANPQDTVAVVAHGTVISLLVAHAGGLDPWPLWKSLKLLDAVTVDIPGLRVREPSA
- a CDS encoding SPFH domain-containing protein; this encodes MGFTILVAVLVLLVIVTLLAGVKSVPQGFQWTQERFGKFQRTLKPGLNLIIPYVDRIGRRVNMMEQVMDVPSQEIITKDNALVTVDGVVFYQVLDAAKASYEVGNLQQATLNLTMTNIRTVMGSMDLDELLSNRDQINARLLAVVDEATEPWGVKVTRIEVKDIKPPADLVASMARQMKAEREKRANILDAEGFRQAAILKAEGEKQAEILNAEGRRQAAFLEAEARERQAQAEAAATRMVSEAIAAGNVQAINYFIAQRYVDALGQFATSPNQKTLILPMEATAILGSLQGIAAVANEAFGGRKD
- a CDS encoding ATP-binding cassette domain-containing protein, with translation MLPLVSLKDVTVIAGGRTLLGGVTLEVRPGEALRLSGPNGGGKTTLLRLLAGEVAPVAGRRVYGLGGQERHSAVQARRSLSVVGPDAEAFYLTREWEQTVRDVLLAGFVGETLNLWGATPDAEARVDEVAALTGLEPLLERDVRTLSHGQRRRVMLARALMPRPELLLLDEFTDGLSVRARADLGTVLRGIHASGVAVVLATHRPDEAPALPWRTVQVEHGTLTSPPSALSPQPSPLSLPPPPGHGDLIRVRGVSVFRNGHLALGPLDWTWSAGEHWLVTGDNGSGKSTLARLVAGELWPALGGTVERPFLRRDLLTERRRHVGVVSAELGIRQRREWTGQDVIVSAWAGTEGFAADLSPAQVQAVQEIAAALEVTDLLSRNAATLSQGQLRRLLLARAVVHRPTLLILDEGLDFLDAASRERFTALLPGLARTGTHLMVIAHREADAPAGLTHHLRLYGGRIEWVERLAGALPSA